The following proteins come from a genomic window of Finegoldia magna ATCC 29328:
- a CDS encoding MptD family putative ECF transporter S component, with translation MDTKKLKVKDLVSIGVFAVIYFVLMFGVGMMGMIPILFLVYPTVLAIVAGTVVMLFMAKVQKPWALFIFGMISPLVMFACGHTYVLVVLSLIVMIIAELIRKIGNYNSFKYNMLSYAIFSTWICSSLMQMLLAKEKYLEMSIEMMGKDYVDAMEKLITYPHMALVALGAFLGGIIGAYIGKALLKKHFEKAGIV, from the coding sequence ATGGATACTAAAAAATTAAAAGTAAAAGATTTAGTGAGTATCGGTGTTTTTGCCGTAATTTATTTCGTCTTGATGTTTGGTGTTGGCATGATGGGTATGATTCCAATATTGTTTTTAGTATACCCAACAGTTTTAGCCATAGTTGCAGGAACGGTAGTTATGTTATTTATGGCTAAGGTTCAAAAACCATGGGCATTATTTATATTCGGTATGATATCACCACTTGTTATGTTTGCATGTGGTCATACCTACGTCCTTGTAGTTTTATCGCTTATAGTAATGATAATAGCAGAATTAATTAGAAAGATTGGTAATTATAATTCCTTTAAATACAATATGCTTTCTTATGCAATCTTCAGCACATGGATATGTAGCTCTTTAATGCAAATGCTTTTAGCAAAAGAAAAATATTTGGAAATGTCTATTGAAATGATGGGAAAAGATTATGTTGATGCAATGGAAAAACTAATAACATATCCTCACATGGCCTTAGTAGCCTTAGGTGCTTTTCTAGGAGGAATAATTGGAGCATATATAGGCAAGGCTCTATTGAAAAAACACTTTGAAAAAGCAGGCATTGTATAA
- a CDS encoding MATE family efflux transporter, whose translation MKQNMKEQLLTKKPLSLMFQLSIPAVIGMVVIGLYPLMDGIFAGQIIGENAMAACSIAMPLTFFNNGIATLIGIGSASILSRAMGKSDKDTIDKLMGNLIYWIVFFSTIITIGGILLGPYFLDLIGATGEIKALGIRYLRIIFLGSNFVNFTQSANMVMRGEGLMKRAMSIMGLGAFINIALDPILMKLMGDYAIEGAAIATVTAQIIQAVITLYYFKSKSENVKIKKIKKEKDISKEMFGVGVSAMIMQVFFMVQQTLLYRQAFRYGGDPNAILMSATLRFYGFSFIPIWGMSQALQPIIGTNFGAKQYDRVKETMKIFSIGGTVLAAIFWLPAQVFSKQLLGLFKVSQDIISSGVNNFRMFYSVFILYGIMIMTITFFQAIGDGKKAGMIVMLRQLILLVPALLILPRVFGAGAVWWTEPVVDFTMIMVGLAMQAKALSNMNVND comes from the coding sequence ATGAAACAAAACATGAAAGAACAGTTGTTGACCAAGAAGCCATTGTCTTTAATGTTTCAATTATCTATACCAGCAGTAATTGGCATGGTGGTTATAGGTCTATATCCACTTATGGATGGAATATTTGCTGGACAAATAATTGGTGAGAATGCTATGGCGGCTTGCTCAATAGCTATGCCACTTACATTTTTTAATAATGGGATTGCAACGCTTATAGGGATAGGTTCGGCATCAATTTTATCAAGAGCCATGGGAAAGAGTGATAAAGATACTATAGACAAGCTTATGGGAAATCTTATCTATTGGATTGTATTTTTTTCAACGATCATAACAATAGGAGGAATACTTCTAGGACCATATTTTTTAGATTTAATTGGAGCAACAGGAGAAATAAAGGCATTAGGCATAAGGTATTTAAGAATAATATTTCTAGGCTCAAATTTTGTAAACTTTACCCAGTCAGCCAATATGGTTATGCGTGGTGAAGGACTTATGAAAAGAGCAATGAGTATCATGGGACTTGGTGCCTTTATCAATATAGCTCTTGATCCAATACTAATGAAATTAATGGGTGATTATGCCATTGAGGGAGCAGCTATAGCAACTGTAACAGCACAAATAATTCAAGCGGTTATTACTCTTTATTATTTTAAGAGTAAAAGTGAAAATGTAAAAATAAAGAAAATAAAAAAAGAAAAAGATATATCAAAGGAAATGTTTGGAGTAGGAGTATCAGCTATGATCATGCAAGTATTTTTCATGGTTCAACAAACATTGCTTTATAGACAAGCTTTTAGATATGGAGGAGATCCAAATGCAATATTAATGTCTGCAACTTTGAGATTTTATGGATTTTCATTTATACCAATTTGGGGAATGAGTCAGGCATTACAGCCGATTATTGGTACAAACTTTGGAGCAAAACAATACGATAGAGTAAAGGAAACTATGAAGATATTTTCTATAGGAGGAACAGTACTTGCGGCAATTTTTTGGTTACCAGCACAAGTATTTTCAAAACAGTTACTTGGTTTATTTAAAGTAAGTCAGGATATAATTTCAAGTGGAGTTAATAATTTCAGAATGTTCTATTCAGTATTTATTCTTTATGGAATTATGATTATGACAATAACTTTTTTCCAAGCGATAGGGGATGGAAAAAAAGCTGGAATGATTGTAATGTTAAGACAGCTAATACTACTTGTTCCAGCCTTACTTATATTACCAAGAGTATTTGGAGCAGGGGCTGTTTGGTGGACAGAACCAGTTGTAGATTTTACTATGATAATGGTAGGTTTAGCAATGCAAGCAAAGGCTCTTTCAAATATGAATGTAAATGATTAA